From one Peptoniphilaceae bacterium AMB_02 genomic stretch:
- a CDS encoding GNAT family N-acetyltransferase → MDIVRDNERFYVGEKQNPDAFLSFKNKDGILYVNSTFVDASLRGQGVAAKLVMELINYAVENEFKIKPICSYVVKYFEKNKEYSELLA, encoded by the coding sequence ATGGATATAGTTAGAGATAACGAAAGATTTTATGTTGGAGAAAAACAGAATCCCGATGCATTTTTAAGTTTCAAAAATAAAGACGGTATTCTTTATGTCAATAGTACTTTCGTAGACGCTTCACTTAGAGGACAGGGTGTCGCAGCTAAATTGGTTATGGAACTTATAAATTATGCAGTTGAGAATGAGTTTAAAATTAAACCAATATGTAGCTATGTCGTAAAGTATTTTGAAAAGAATAAAGAATATAGCGAATTACTGGCTTAA